The following proteins are co-located in the Camelina sativa cultivar DH55 chromosome 12, Cs, whole genome shotgun sequence genome:
- the LOC104730858 gene encoding protochlorophyllide-dependent translocon component 52, chloroplastic codes for MEAALAPCAVPSSRILRTKPRFRCSFSNPKLPILPNSLTIRSKPSRFTTSVSSPPTSSSSTATPTNSPPESDTGFESGSDKFDWYANWYPVMPICDLDKKVPHGKKVMGIDLVVWWDRNEKLWKVMDDACPHRLAPLSDGRIDQSGRLQCVYHGWCFNGSGDCKLIPQAPLDGPPVHTFKQACVAVYPSIVQHDIIWFWPNSDPKFKNIAETNKPPYIPELEDPSFTKLMGNRDIPYGYDVLVENLMDPAHVPYAHYGLMRLPTPKVKNDREGGRPLEINVKKQDSKGFFSKQEWGYSNFIAPCVYRSSSDPLPEQENEYPAPAASDKAASSKRRLSLIFICIPVSPGRSRLIWTFPRNFGVFIDKIVPRWMFHIGQNTILDSDLHLLHVEERKILERGPKNWQKVCFIPTKSDANVVTFRRWFNKYSNAHVDWRGKYDPSLLPPTPPREQLFDRYWSHVQNCSSCKKAHKYLNALEVILQIASVAMIGVMAVMKQTALSNVARIAVLVAAILSFATSKWLSQFIYKTFHYHDYNHALV; via the exons ATGGAAGCTGCTCTTGCTCCATGCGCTGTTCCATCGTCCCGAATCCTCAGAACCAAACCTCGATTCAGATGCTCCTTCTCCAATCCAAAACTACCCATTCTTCCTAATTCCCTTACCATCCGCAGCAAACCAAGCCGGTTTACAACCTCAGTATCATCAccaccaacatcatcatcatcaaccgcTACACCAACGAATTCGCCGCCGGAATCTGACACCGGGTTCGAATCCGGGTCGGATAAGTTCGACTGGTACGCTAATTGGTACCCGGTGATGCCAATTTGCGATCTTGACAAGAAGGTTCCACACGGGAAGAAAGTAATGGGGATTGATTTGGTGGTTTGGTGGGATAGGAACGAGAAGCTATGGAAAGTGATGGATGATGCTTGTCCTCATCGTCTTGCTCCTTTGTCTGATGGAAGGATTGATCAATCCGGGAGGTTGCAGTGTGTTTACCATGGATGGTGTTTTAATGGATCCGGTGACTGTAAACTCATTCCTCAAGCTCCTCTTGATGGACCTCCG GTCCACACTTTCAAGCAAGCTTGTGTAGCTGTTTATCCAAGTATTGTGCAGCATGATATCATTTGGTTTTGGCCAAACAGTGATCcaaagtttaaaaacattgctGAAACCAATAAGCCTCCTTACATCCCAGAGTTAGAAGACCCATCATTCACTAAGTTGATGGGTAATCGTGATATTCCTTATGG GTACGATGTGTTGGTGGAAAACCTCATGGATCCGGCTCATGTTCCCTATGCACATTATGGACTGATGCGACTTCCAACCCCAAAAG TGAAGAATGACAGAGAAGGGGGAAGACCACTCGAAATTAACGTTAAGAAACAAGACAGCAAAGGGTTCTTTTCAAAACAAGAATGGGGGTATTCTAATTTTATTGCACCATGTGTGTATCGCTCTTCCTCAGACCCTTTACCAGAGCAGGAAAATGAGTATCCTGCACCAGCTGCATCTGATAAG GCAGCATCGTCAAAGCGTAGACTGTCTTTGATCTTTATATGTATTCCGGTCAGCCCAGGTCGCAGTAGGCTGATATGGACGTTCCCGAGGAATTTTGGTGTATTTATTGATAAGATTGTACCTAGATGGATGTTCCACATTGGTCAAAACACAATTCTAGACTCAGATTTGCATCTCCTTCATGTTGAG GAGCGGAAGATACTGGAGAGGGGCCCTAAAAACTGGCAAAAAGTTTGCTTTATCCCAACGAAATCAGACGCCAATGTGGTTACATTCAGGAGATGGTTTAACAAGTATAGCAATGCTCACGTCGATTGGAGAGGAAAGTATGatccatctcttcttcctcctacgCCTCCTAGAGAACAGCTCTTCGACAG gTATTGGTCGCATGTTCAGAACTGCAGCAGCTGCAAGAAAGCTCACAAATATCTCAATGCGCTAGAGGTGATCTTACAAATCGCATCTGTTGCGATGATCGGAGTTATGGCCGTGATGAAGCAAACCGCATTGTCAAATGTGGCAAGAATTGCGGTGCTTGTGGCGGCTATTTTAAGTTTTGCGACTTCGAAGTGGCTATCACAGTTCATCTACAAGACATTCCATTACCATGACTACAACCATGCTCTTGTTTGA
- the LOC104730859 gene encoding uncharacterized protein LOC104730859, with the protein MNLRGWDCTKSMTSIGSVEVKATIDTGLPWKVVAKGSRSSTRRTKKQVSRAAAPDIQTENKSSAGTAAEGDSESEKLGVSVLGQHFAERVEHVPIKKRRFMVPPPSPLKKSSARGEGSQHRAEINHALPVSRLNPNLMGRKTEEISDDKPDCSSSHDFSGIKILAEVACSSGMSSDIASLVDGQPVEPVQQQDGLTLSANVEGNDSSSGTVDVSRKDTTIESSDKVGEGKSEIIVPQKVPIDTLCNASAADQSEEHHIIVASSGMIEAQNISIAISNESSTERPKETMEAGDSGNLAPKSETATVSENLSDDERTGKGKSTECLTDDRLHWDLNLPTDAWGQPCDVVDKVTRRYSDGEVTESVTENGHVDGSKDYAAGLIASDVHMNSPSPSGAKAEASTRNGKECQSGYDSQFEDGELREPYPWEENEGDSGDVEQVDYGSEPENERFYSLAESNENKLEDVEKGILPETKCVAVKCDSGNVREGSSDVEKHVVVCMNDTHSKGSSPSRSFGSKPYKELPSHESIQRRRPYNYEESNERDVGPNKFGRDRSGMPMRSRSPGRGQFGGWNTKRRSSPPNYKGGQYGFGRPRHKTEDDRAFMNGFDQPGPGPGPGPHGYVRRQFSNGGYRGRFRRFPDGGGNRDFRGVDRPFPPGDANDYPSRMHNNRMNNRRDRSNSPPVFRRMHDPQSRSRSRSRSPGSWNGRNRSPPGFRGDDNRMERVRMPFQKRFPVDQEMGFMSPPRNQRNSRFFDSRNNDGGGENHHNNLRGRKSPPGRSFRPEQRFDNIRRVNSENNHFRPFMRHNNNNRRFVDGGGSRGGGCKYEGAEEEKNGNRYEMVHRPPHPPRRLEAMEDDGDNIRRFRLNAEQQQQQHSVVSINNDNNGAS; encoded by the exons ATGAACCTACGTGGATGGGACTGCACTAAAAGTATGACAAGCATTGGCAGTGTTGAGGTTAAAGCTACCATTGATACTGGTCTTCCTTGGAAAGTGGTGGCCAAAGGTAGTAGGAGTTCCACTAGGCGTACtaagaaacaagtttcacgAGCTGCAGCTCCAGATATTCAGACAGAAAACAAAAGTTCCGCTGGTACAGCAGCAGAAGGGGATTCAGAATCGGAAAAG CTTGGCGTTTCTGTTCTAGGCCAGCATTTCGCAGAAAGAGTAGAACATGTTCCAATTAAGAAACGGAGGTTTATGGTTCCCCCTCCGTCACCTTTGAAAAAGTCCTCTGCTCGTGGCGAAGGCTCACAACATCGTGCAGAGATCAACCATGCTCTGCCTGTTTCTAGGTTGAACCCTAATCTTATGGGACGGAAAACAGAAGAAATCTCCGATGATAAGCCCGATTGCAGCAGCAGTCATGACTTTTCTGGTATTAAGATACTTGCAGAAGTTGCTTGCAGTAGTGGTATGAGTAGTGATATTGCGTCCCTAGTAGACGGTCAGCCTGTTGAACCTGTTCAGCAGCAAGATGGTTTGACCTTATCTGCTAATGTGGAAGGTAATGATTCATCATCTGGCACTGTTGATGTCTCTCGGAAAGATACTACGATTGAATCCAGTGACAAAGTTGGGGAAGGCAAGAGCGAAATCATAGTGCCTCAAAAAGTTCCGATTGATACTTTGTGTAATGCTTCGGCTGCTGATCAGAGTGAAGAGCATCATATTATAGTAGCATCTAGTGGTATGATAGAGGCTCAGAACATCAGCATTGCTATTTCAAATGAATCCTCAACAGAAAGGCCAAAAGAAACTATGGAAGCAGGTGATAGCGGAAATTTAGCACCCAAGAGTGAAACTGCCACTGTGTCAGAGAATTTATCTGATGATGAGCGCACTGGAAAGGGTAAGAGCACTGAATGCCTTACAGATGATAGATTACACTGGGATTTAAAT CTTCCAACAGATGCGTGGGGTCAACCTTGTGATGTAGTTGATAAAGTAACCCGAAGATATTCTGATGGAGAAGTCACTGAATCTGTTACAGAGAATGGACATGTGGATGGTAGTAAGGACTACGCGGCAGGCCTGATTGCATCAGATGTGCACATGAATTCTCCATCACCGTCTGGGGCAAAGGCTGAAGCCTCTACTCGAAATGGGAAGGAATGCCAATCTGGTTATGATTCCCAGTTTGAGGATGGAGAGTTGAGGGAACCTTACCCTTGGGAAGAAAACGAGGGTGATAGTGGAGATGTTGAACAAGTGGATTATGGCTCTGAGCCAGAGAATGAGCGATTCTACTCTTTGGCTGAAAGTAATGAGAATAAGCTAGAGGACGTTGAGAAGGGAATCTTGCCAGAGACAAAATGTGTAGCTGTCAAGTGTGATTCTGGCAATGTGCGTGAAGGAAGTAGTGATGTAGAGAAGCATGTAGTGGTTTGCATGAATGATACTCATTCTAAAGGATCTTCTCCGTCAAGGAGCTTCGGGTCAAAACCATACAAAGAGTTACCCTCACATGAAAGTATCCAAAGGAGAAG GCCTTATAATTACGAAGAGTCAAATGAGAGGGACGTTGGTCCAAATAAATTTGGGAGAGACAGATCAGGGATGCCTATGCGAAGCAGAAGTCCTGGGAGAGGACAATTTGGTGGCTGGAATACCAAGCGTCGCTCTTCCCCACCTAATTACAAAGGTGGTCAATACGGTTTTGGACGTCCGCGTCATAAAACTGAGGATGACCGAGCTTTTATGAATGGCTTTGATCAGCCAGGGCCAGGTCCAGGTCCAGGCCCACATGGCTATGTACGTAGGCAGTTCTCAAATGGAGGATACCGGGGTCGGTTCAGAAGGTTCCCAGATGGTGGCGGGAATCGGGATTTTAGAGGCGTAGATCGTCCCTTCCCTCCGGGCGATGCTAATGACTATCCAAGTCGCATGCACAACAACCGGATGAACAATAGGAGAGACAGAAGCAACTCCCCTCCTGTCTTTAGGAGAATGCATGATCCCCAATCACGGTCCAGGTCCAGAAGCCGTTCCCCAGGCTCATGGAACGGGCGGAACAGATCTCCTCCTGGGTTCAGGGGCGATGATAACAGGATGGAGAGAGTGAGGATGCCGTTTCAGAAACGGTTTCCGGTTGATCAAGAGATGGGATTCATGTCGCCGCCAAGAAACCAGCGAAACTCGAGGTTTTTCGATAGCAGAAACAATGATGGTGGTGGGGAGAATCATCACAACAACTTGAGAGGAAGAAAATCACCGCCAGGAAGGAGTTTTAGACCAGAGCAGAGATTTGACAATATTAGAAGGGTGAATTCGGAAAACAATCACTTCAGACCATTTATGCgccataataataacaatagaAGGTTTGTTGATGGTGGGGGAAGTCGAGGAGGTGGGTGTAAATATGAGGGagcggaggaggagaagaatggGAACAGGTATGAGATGGTGCACCGGCCTCCTCATCCGCCTCGGCGATTGGAGGCAATGGAAGATGACGGTGATAACATCCGACGGTTCAGATTAAatgcagaacaacaacaacaacaacactctgTTGTTTCAATCAACAATGACAACAATGGAGCGTCATAA
- the LOC104730860 gene encoding protein DETOXIFICATION 35, whose amino-acid sequence MDPTTPLLTDSGQPEEDYAPARSWTDVKRVLYTESAKMWLIAAPVGFNIICQYGVSSVTNIFVGHIGEVELSAVSISLSVIGSFSFGFLLGMGSALETLCGQAYGAGQVNMLGVYMQRSWIILFVSCICLLPLYIFATPALRLLGQAEEIAVPAGKFTILTIPQLFSLAFTFPTSKFLQAQSKVVVIAWIGFAALVLHVGMLWLFIIVFGWGTNGAALAFNVTNWGTAIAQIVYVIGWCNEGWTGLSWLAFKDIWAFVRLSIASAVMLCLEIWYMMSIIVLTGHLDNAVIAVDSLSICMNVNGLEAMLFIGINAAISVRVSNELGLGRPRAAKYSVYVTVIESLLIGLIFMVAIIIARDHFAIIFTSSKVIQRAVSKLAYLLGITMVLNSVQPVISGVAIGAGWQGLVAYINLGCYYIFGLPFGYLLGYKANFGVMGLWSGMIAGTALQTLLLLIVLYKTNWNKEVEETMERMKKWGGSETTSKDVIA is encoded by the exons ATGGATCCGACGACGCCGTTGCTTACGGATAGTGGCCAACCAGAGGAGGATTACGCTCCGGCGAGAAGCTGGACCGATGTGAAGCGAGTTCTGTATACGGAGTCCGCTAAGATGTGGCTCATAGCTGCTCCCGTTGGGTTCAACATCATCTGCCAGTACGGCGTTAGCTCTGTCACTAACATCTTTGTTGGTCACATCGGTGAGGTTGAGCTCTCCGCcgtctctatctctctctccgtCATCGGCTCCTTCTCCTTCGGTTTCTTG CTTGGTATGGGAAGTGCACTTGAAACACTGTGTGGCCAAGCATATGGAGCTGGTCAAGTCAATATGTTAGGAGTTTATATGCAGAGATCTTGGATTATCTTATTTGTTTCATGTATCTGCCTCCTTCCTCTTTACATTTTCGCCACCCCTGCTCTGAGACTACTCGGTCAAGCCGAAGAGATTGCAGTTCCAGCTGGAAAATTCACCATTTTAACCATCCCACAACTCTTCTCACTAGCCTTCACTTTCCCAACCTCTAAGTTCCTTCAAGCGCAGAGCAAAGTTGTCGTTATCGCTTGGATTGGGTTTGCGGCTCTTGTCCTACACGTTGGTATGCTCTGGCTGTTTATTATCGTGTTTGGTTGGGGAACAAATGGTGCTGCTTTGGCGTTTAATGTTACAAACTGGGGAACAGCAATCGCCCAAATTGTTTATGTGATTGGTTGGTGTAATGAAGGCTGGACTGGTTTGTCTTGGTTGGCTTTTAAAGATATTTGGGCTTTCGTTAGGCTCTCCATTGCATCCGCTGTTATGCTCTGTCTTGAAATCTGGTATATGATGAGTATCATCGTCCTTACTGGCCACCTTGACAATGCTGTTATCGCTGTTGATTCCCTTTCTATATG CATGAATGTCAACGGCTTGGAGGCCATGTTGTTCATTGGAATAAACGCTGCTATAAG TGTCCGCGTTTCCAATGAGCTTGGATTAGGCCGTCCACGAGCAGCTAAATACTCTGTCTATGTCACGGTCATAGAGTCTCTCCTCATcggtcttatctttatggtggcTATCATCATAGCCAGAGACCATTTCGCCATCATCTTCACAAGCAGCAAAGTAATTCAACGCGCAGTGTCTAAGCTAGCTTACCTTCTTGGTATAACCATGGTTCTCAACAGCGTGCAGCCGGTTATTTCTG GTGTGGCTATTGGAGCTGGTTGGCAAGGCTTAGTGGCTTATATCAACTTGGGTTGTTACTACATTTTCGGCCTTCCCTTCGGGTATCTTCTTGGTTACAAAGCAAACTTTGGAGTGATG GGACTTTGGTCTGGAATGATAGCCGGGACAGCGCTTCAAACGTTGTTACTGTTGATCGTTCTCTATAAGACAAACTGGAATAAAGAG GTGGAGGAGACGATGGAACGTATGAAGAAATGGGGAGGAAGTGAGACGACATCGAAGGACGTAATTGCgtga